In the genome of Streptomyces sp. 846.5, the window TCAGGCTGCCATATAGGAGTTACCGCCGAGGACGGGCTGCCGGTCGCCTGGAATGCGTCCCGTGTTCGTGCGGTTGCTCCGGGGTGGTTGCCCACGCTCCGGAACGCAGAGAACCAGTGAACGCATGAGCGGTAGGCTCGCCTCGTACAGCGGGTCAACGCTCTGTGACCAGGGTCCGCCACCGTCGACGGTCCACGGCACCGGGTCGAATGACGATATGGAAGGAGCCCTGATTCAGGGTGAGTACGAAGCCGAGCAACACCTTTGAGTGGACCGAGCTCGACCGGCGGGCGGTGGACACTGTCCGGGTTCTGGCGGCGGACGCCGTGCAGAAGGTCGGGAACGGCCACCCGGGCACGGCGATGTCGCTGGCCCCGGCCGCGTACCTGATTTTCCAGCGGTTCCTGCAGCACGACCCGGCGGACCCGGCCTGGACCGGACGCGACCGCTTCGTGCTGTCGCCCGGACACACCAGCCTGACCCTCTACATCCAGCTCTACCTGTCCGGGTACGGACTGACGCTGGAGGACCTCAAGTCGTTCCGGGTGTGGGGTTCGCTGACCCCCGGTCACCCCGAGCACGGTCACACCGCGGGTGTGGAGACCACCACCGGTCCGCTGGGCCAGGGAGTGGGCAACGCGGTCGGCATGGCGATGGCCGCGCGCTACGAGCGCGGTCTGTTCGACCCCGAGGCCCCCGCCGGGGCCTCGCCGTTCGACCACACCATCTGGGGCATCTGCTCGGACGGCGACCTGGAGGAGGGCGTCTCCGGCGAGGCCTCCTCGCTCGCGGGCCACCAGAAGCTGGGCAACCTGGTGTTCCTGTACGACGACAACCACATCTCCATCGAGGGCGACACCGAGACCGCGTTCTCCGAGGACGTCCTCAAGCGCTACGAGGCCTACGGCTGGCACGTCCAGCGCGTCGCCCCGGCCGCCGACGGCGACCTGGACCCCAAGGCGCTGCACGACGCCATGGTCATCGCCAAGGCCGAGACCGAGCGCCCCTCGATCATCGCGATGCGCACGGTCATCGCCTGGCCGGCCCCCAACGCCAAGGGCACCGAGGAGTCGCACGGCTCCGCCCTGGGCGCCGACGAGGTCGCCGCCACCAAGCGCGTGCTGGGTTTCGACCCGGAGCAGTCCTTCGAGGTCACCGAGCAGGTCCTGGCCCACGCCCGCGAGGTCGGCGACCGCGGCCGTGAGGCGCACGCCGCCTGGACCAAGCGGTTCGAGGACTGGCGCACCGCCAACCCGCAGCGCGCCGCCGAGTTCGACCGCATCGCGGCCGGCCGACTGCCCGACGGCTGGGAGAACGCCGTCCCGTCCTTCCCGGCGGGCAAGGACGTGGCCACCCGCAAGGCCTCGGGCGAGTTCCTCAAGGCCGTCGGCGCGGTGGTCCCGGAGCTGTGGGGCGGCTCGGCCGACCTGGCCGGCTCCAACCTGACCACCATCGACGCGAACTCCTCGTTCCTCCCCGCGGGCAACCCGCTGGCGTCGGCCGACCCGTACGGGCGCACGATCCACTTCGGGATCCGCGAGCACGCCATGGGCGCGGCCATGAACGGCATCGCGCTGCACGGCAATACCCGGATCTACGGCGGCACCTTCCTCACCTTCTCGGACTACATGCGCGGCGCGGTCCGCCTGGCCGCGCTGATGAAGCTGCCGGTGACCTACGTGTGGACGCACGACTCCATCGGCCTGGGCGAGGACGGCCCCACCCACCAGCCGGTCGAGCACATGGCCGCGCTGCGCGCCATCCCGGGGCTGAACATGGTGCGCCCCGCGGACGCCAACGAGACCGCGGCGGTGTGGGCCGAGGTGCTGCGCCGGCACGACGCCAACCCGGCCCCGCACGGCCTGGCGCTGACCCGGCAGAACGTGCCGACGTACGAGGCCAACCCGCACGCGGCCAAGGGCGGCTACGTGCTGTTCGAGGCCGAGGGCGGCGCCGCCCAGGTGATCCTGATCGGCACCGGCTCCGAGGTCCAGCTCGCGGTCGCCGCGCGCGAGAAGCTGCAGGCCGAGGGCATCCCCACCCGCGTGGTCTCGATGCCGTGCGTGGAGTGGTTCCAGGAGCAGGACCTCGCCTACCGCGACAGCGTGCTGCCCCCGGCCGTCCGGGCCCGCGTCGCCGTCGAGGCCGGCATCGCGCTGACCTGGTACCGCTACGTCGGCGACGCCGGACGCATCGTCAGCCTGGAGCACTTCGGCGCCTCCGCCGACTACAAGGTGCTCTACAAGGAGTTCGGCCTCACCGACGACGCCGTGGTCACCGCCGCCCACGAGTCGCTCGCCGACCTCGCCTCGGGCCGCTGAGCAGTCCAGCCATCGAACAGCCAGTACGAACCAGAGAAAGAAGTGACGAGGATCATGACTGACGCTCTGAAGCGCCTCAGCGACGAAGGCGTGGCGATCTGGCTGGACGACCTCAGCCGCACCCGCCTGACCTCCGGCAACCTGGCCGAGCTGGTCCGTGACAAGCACGTCGTCGGGGTCACCACCAACCCGACCATCTTCCAGAAGGCCATCGGCGGCAGCTCCGACGCCTACGACGCGCAGCTCCGCGACCTCGCGGTGCGCGGCGTCACGGTCGACGAGGCCGTCCGGATGATGACCGCCGCCGACGTCCGCGAGGCCGCCGACGTGCTGCGTCCGGTCTACGACGCCAGCAACGGCCGCGACGGCCGGGTCTCCATCGAGGTCGACCCGCGGCTGGCCCACAACACCGAGGCGACCATCGCCGAGGCCAAGCAGCTGGCCTGGCTGGTGGACCGTCCCAACACCCTGATCAAGATCCCGGCGACCAAGGCCGGGCTGCCGGCCATCGCCACCGTCCTCGGCGAGGGCATCAGCGTGAACGTGACGCTGATCTTCTCGCTGGAGCGCTACCGCGGCGTCATGGACGCCTTCCTGACCGGCCTGGAGACGGCCAAGGCCAACGGCCAGGACCTGTCCTCCATCGAGTCCGTCGCCTCCTTCTTCGTGTCCCGGGTGGACACCGAGATCGACAAGCGCCTCGACAAGCTGGCCACCCCCGAGGCCAAGGCCGCCAAGAGCAAGGCCGCCGTCGCCAACGCGCAGCTGGCCTACCAGGCCTACGAGGAGGTCTTCAGTTCGGACCGCTGGGCGGCCCTGGCCGAGGCCGGCGCCAAGCCGCAGCGTCCGCTGTGGGCCTCCACCGGCGTCAAGGACCCGTCCCTGGACGACACCCTCTACGTGGTCGAGCTGGTCGCCCCGGGCACGGTCAACACCATGCCCGAGGCCACGCTGAACGCGGTCGCCGACCACGGCGTCGTCCGCGGCGACAGCGTCACCGGCAGCTACGCCGCGGCGCAGGCCGTCATGGACGAGCTGGCCGGGCTGGGGATCTCCTACGACGACGTCGTCCAGGTGCTGGAGGACGAGGGCGTGGAGAAGTTCGAGGCGTCCTGGAAGGAACTGCTCGACACCGTCTCCGCCTCGCTCGCGAAGTTCGCCCCGAAGGGGGGCACCGCGAAGTGAGTGAGGACGCCTCAGCAGTACTCGAGGAGGACACGGGCGTCGTCGACGCCTGGGTCAATCCGCTGCGTGATCCGGCGGACCGCCGACTGCCCCGGATCGCGGGCCCGTCCGGGCTGGTGATCTTCGGGGTCACCGGCGACCTGTCCCGCAAGAAGCTGATGCCGGCCGTCTACGACCTGGCCAACCGGGGTCTGCTGCCGCCGGGCTTCTCGCTGATCGGCTTCGCCCGCCGCGACTGGGAGGACGAGGACTTCGCCAAGGTCGTCCACGACTCCGTCAAGGAGCACGCGCGCACGCCCTTCCGCGAGGAGGTCTGGCAGCAGCTCGCCAAGGGCATGCGCTTCGTCCAGGGCGAGTTCGTCGACGACGACGCCTTCGAGAAGCTCCGCGAGACCATCGAGGAGCTCGACAAGGCCCAGGGGACGGGTGGGAACTTCGCGTTCTACCTGTCGGTGCCGCCGAAGTTCTTCCCGCAGGTGGTGCAGCAGCTCAAGGCGCACGGCCTGGCCGATCCGCCCAAGGGTTCCTGGCGCCGGGCGGTCATCGAGAAGCCCTTCGGCCACGACCTGAAGAGCGCTCAGGAGCTCAACCAGGTCGTGCACTCGGTGTTCCCGCGCGACGAGGTCTTCCGGATCGACCACTACCTGGGCAAGGAGACGGTCCAGAACATCCTGGCGCTGCGGTTCGCCAACTCGATGTTCGAACCGATCTGGAACCGCTCGTACGTGGACCACGTGCAGATCACCATGGCCGAGGACATCGGCATCGGCGGCCGCGCGGGCTACTACGACGGCATCGGCTCGGCCCGCGACGTCATCCAGAACCACCTGCTGCAGCTCCTGGCGCTGACCGCGATCGAGGAGCCCGCGTCCTTCCACCCCAAGGCCCTGGTCGCCGAGAAGCTCAAGGTCCTCTCGGCGGTGCGGATCCCCAAGGACCTGGGCCGGCACACCGTACGCGGCCAGTACACCCACGGCTGGCAGGGCGGCGAGGAGGTGCTCGGCTACCTGGAGGAGGAGGGCATCGACCCCAAGTCCACCACCGACACCTACGCCGCGGTGAAGCTGGAGATCAACAACCGGCGCTGGGCCGGGGTGCCGTTCTACCTGCGCACCGGCAAGCGCCTGGGCCGACGGGTCACCGAGATCGCGGTGGTCTTCCAGCGCGCTCCCTACCTGCCCTTCGACTCCTCGGCCACCGAGGAGCTGGGGCAGAACGCCCTGGTCATCCGGGTCCAGCCGGACGAGGGCGTGACCATGCGGTTCGGATCCAAGGTGCCCGGCACCTCGATGGAGGTCCGGGACGTGAGCATGGACTTCGCCTACGGCGAGTCGTTCACCGAGTCCAGCCCCGAGGCCTACGAGCGGCTGATCCTGGACGTGCTGCTGGGCGACGCCAACCTGTTCCCGCGGCACCAGGAGGTCGAGGAGTCCTGGCGGATCCTGGACCCGATCGAGGCGTACTGGGACAAGCACGGCAGGCCCGCCGGGTACGAGTCGGGTACCTGGGGCCCGGCCGAGGCGGACGAGATGCTCGCACGAGACGGTAGGAGCTGGCGCCGGCCATGAAAATCGACCTCACGGACACCACCTCCAGCAAGATCAACTCCGGCCTCGTCGAAGCCCGCAGGGCCATCGGCACCGGCGCCATCGGGATGGTGCTGACGCTGGTCATCGTCACCGACGAGGGCAGCGCCTACGACGCCCTCAAGGCGGCCGGCGACGCCTCCCGCGAGCACCCCTCGCGGATCCTCGCGGTCATCCGCCGACCCGGGCGCTCGCCCCGGGCCCGCGCGGAGGCCCGTCTGGACGCCGAGATCCGGGTCGGCTCGGACGCCGGCACAGGCGAGACCGTCCTGCTCCGCCTGCACGGCGAACTCGCCTCGCAGGCGCAGTCGGTGGTCCTGCCGCTGCTGCTGCCCGACGCCCCCGTGGTCGTCTGGTGGCCCGAGAACGCCCCCGAGAACGCCGCCAAGGACCCGCTCGGGGCACTCGCCCAGCGGCGGATCACCGACGCGGTGTCGGCCGAGTCCCCGGTCGAGCAGCTCGGCGTCCGGGCCGCGTCCTACACCCCCGGCGACACCGACCTCGCCTGGACCCGGATCACCCCCTGGCGCTCCATGCTGGCGGCGGCCCTGGACCAGCGGCGGGTCAAGGTCGCCTCGGCGGTCGTCGAGGGCGAGTCCTACAACCCCAGCGCGGAACTGCTGGCGCTGTGGCTCGCCGACCGGCTGAACATCAAGGTGGACCGGGTCGTCTCGGACGGCCCCGGCCTGACCGCCGTACGCCTGCACACCGCGGGCGGCGACGTCACCCTGGAGCGTTCGGACGGCCTGCTGGCCAAGCTCTCCATGCCCGACCAGCCGGACCGGATGGTGGCGCTGAAGCGCCGCGAGACGGCCGAGCTGATCGCCGAGGAGCTGCGCCGGCTCGACCCGGACGACATCTACGCGGCGGCTGTGCGCTACGGCGTGGAGAAGCTGCACCAGGACGGTCCGCCGGCCGGGCACGAGGTCGTCGACGCCAGGACCCCGGCCGGGCAGGCCCGGGCCGAGAAGGCGGAGGCGGAGGCTGCGGCTGCGGCTGCGGCCGGGAAGTCGGCGGCCAAGGCCCCGGCCAAGAAGTCCGCCGCCTCGGCCAACCGGACCCAGAGGTGACAGCGCCGCAACTCGTGGTCCACCGCGACAAGGACCTGATGGCCCTTGCCGCGGCGGCCCGGCTGATCACCCGGATCGTGGACGCCCAGTCCGCCCGCGGCACCGCCTCGGTGGTGCTGACGGGCGGCCGCAACGGCAACGCGCTGCTCGCCGCGCTGGCCTCGTCGCCGGCCCGGGACGCGGTGGACTGGTCCAGGCTCGACCTGTGGTGGGGCGACGAACGCTTCCTGCCGGAGGGCGACCCGGAGCGCAACGCCACCCAGGCCCGCGACGAGCTGCTCGACGCCGTCCCGCTCGACCCGGCGCGGGTGCATGCCATGCCCGCCTCGGACGGGGTGGACGGCGACAACGCGGAGGCAGCGGCGGAACGTTACGCCGCCGAGCTCGCCAAGGCGGCCGGGCCCGGCGACCACGCCGGCGTCCCCAGCTTCGAC includes:
- the tkt gene encoding transketolase, encoding MSTKPSNTFEWTELDRRAVDTVRVLAADAVQKVGNGHPGTAMSLAPAAYLIFQRFLQHDPADPAWTGRDRFVLSPGHTSLTLYIQLYLSGYGLTLEDLKSFRVWGSLTPGHPEHGHTAGVETTTGPLGQGVGNAVGMAMAARYERGLFDPEAPAGASPFDHTIWGICSDGDLEEGVSGEASSLAGHQKLGNLVFLYDDNHISIEGDTETAFSEDVLKRYEAYGWHVQRVAPAADGDLDPKALHDAMVIAKAETERPSIIAMRTVIAWPAPNAKGTEESHGSALGADEVAATKRVLGFDPEQSFEVTEQVLAHAREVGDRGREAHAAWTKRFEDWRTANPQRAAEFDRIAAGRLPDGWENAVPSFPAGKDVATRKASGEFLKAVGAVVPELWGGSADLAGSNLTTIDANSSFLPAGNPLASADPYGRTIHFGIREHAMGAAMNGIALHGNTRIYGGTFLTFSDYMRGAVRLAALMKLPVTYVWTHDSIGLGEDGPTHQPVEHMAALRAIPGLNMVRPADANETAAVWAEVLRRHDANPAPHGLALTRQNVPTYEANPHAAKGGYVLFEAEGGAAQVILIGTGSEVQLAVAAREKLQAEGIPTRVVSMPCVEWFQEQDLAYRDSVLPPAVRARVAVEAGIALTWYRYVGDAGRIVSLEHFGASADYKVLYKEFGLTDDAVVTAAHESLADLASGR
- the tal gene encoding transaldolase, with the protein product MTDALKRLSDEGVAIWLDDLSRTRLTSGNLAELVRDKHVVGVTTNPTIFQKAIGGSSDAYDAQLRDLAVRGVTVDEAVRMMTAADVREAADVLRPVYDASNGRDGRVSIEVDPRLAHNTEATIAEAKQLAWLVDRPNTLIKIPATKAGLPAIATVLGEGISVNVTLIFSLERYRGVMDAFLTGLETAKANGQDLSSIESVASFFVSRVDTEIDKRLDKLATPEAKAAKSKAAVANAQLAYQAYEEVFSSDRWAALAEAGAKPQRPLWASTGVKDPSLDDTLYVVELVAPGTVNTMPEATLNAVADHGVVRGDSVTGSYAAAQAVMDELAGLGISYDDVVQVLEDEGVEKFEASWKELLDTVSASLAKFAPKGGTAK
- the zwf gene encoding glucose-6-phosphate dehydrogenase, which translates into the protein MSEDASAVLEEDTGVVDAWVNPLRDPADRRLPRIAGPSGLVIFGVTGDLSRKKLMPAVYDLANRGLLPPGFSLIGFARRDWEDEDFAKVVHDSVKEHARTPFREEVWQQLAKGMRFVQGEFVDDDAFEKLRETIEELDKAQGTGGNFAFYLSVPPKFFPQVVQQLKAHGLADPPKGSWRRAVIEKPFGHDLKSAQELNQVVHSVFPRDEVFRIDHYLGKETVQNILALRFANSMFEPIWNRSYVDHVQITMAEDIGIGGRAGYYDGIGSARDVIQNHLLQLLALTAIEEPASFHPKALVAEKLKVLSAVRIPKDLGRHTVRGQYTHGWQGGEEVLGYLEEEGIDPKSTTDTYAAVKLEINNRRWAGVPFYLRTGKRLGRRVTEIAVVFQRAPYLPFDSSATEELGQNALVIRVQPDEGVTMRFGSKVPGTSMEVRDVSMDFAYGESFTESSPEAYERLILDVLLGDANLFPRHQEVEESWRILDPIEAYWDKHGRPAGYESGTWGPAEADEMLARDGRSWRRP
- the opcA gene encoding glucose-6-phosphate dehydrogenase assembly protein OpcA; this translates as MKIDLTDTTSSKINSGLVEARRAIGTGAIGMVLTLVIVTDEGSAYDALKAAGDASREHPSRILAVIRRPGRSPRARAEARLDAEIRVGSDAGTGETVLLRLHGELASQAQSVVLPLLLPDAPVVVWWPENAPENAAKDPLGALAQRRITDAVSAESPVEQLGVRAASYTPGDTDLAWTRITPWRSMLAAALDQRRVKVASAVVEGESYNPSAELLALWLADRLNIKVDRVVSDGPGLTAVRLHTAGGDVTLERSDGLLAKLSMPDQPDRMVALKRRETAELIAEELRRLDPDDIYAAAVRYGVEKLHQDGPPAGHEVVDARTPAGQARAEKAEAEAAAAAAAGKSAAKAPAKKSAASANRTQR
- the pgl gene encoding 6-phosphogluconolactonase yields the protein MTAPQLVVHRDKDLMALAAAARLITRIVDAQSARGTASVVLTGGRNGNALLAALASSPARDAVDWSRLDLWWGDERFLPEGDPERNATQARDELLDAVPLDPARVHAMPASDGVDGDNAEAAAERYAAELAKAAGPGDHAGVPSFDVLLLGVGPDTHVASLFPELPGVRETSRTVVGVRGAPKPPPVRVSLTLPAIRAAREVWLLAAGEDKAEAVALALSGPGEIQAPASGAYGQQRTLWLLDRAAASKIPPEMYPLSSS